Below is a genomic region from Ziziphus jujuba cultivar Dongzao chromosome 7, ASM3175591v1.
ctttgcagtatccactttaggaatactagcatatatggccatccatgtaattctctaTCATTATCATCCAacacttattagagtgcttccaatcctcataaagtttcttagttgctgcagtactctcatcagtaggtatctctggtggatctatctccaaagccaaatccaatttcatgaaagtcaaattcataactaaggttttcttccatttctgataatttgtcccatccaatttcatcatgtcAGTCATAGGCATAAgatttggggtgctactagctgtaaaaatagtaaataacaagatattcaaaaatttaagacaatttaattactattttccagcccctcaacacaaaaaacacaaacatgaatatcgcttagggtctttgtagcactaaagatacccttacgcaggccagggacagtcaatcAAATAActacaatcaaatgcattgaactgaatcaccgacagggcaactcagaacctgcaatacatggcatttaattaacttccactgccatttcaAGCATCATACAAAGtaactaaaactaccgacagggtagcctagttacccgtatagaccctggttaataagtgggaaataattaacaaattggcaatttcatgatataggtaaataaaagataacccaTCTACTATGCCAACAcatattacattggtacacataatgcagacaaaataaatctcacgacaggtgagtacctaaaatcccacactactataccaactaggcacaaagcctctttgggtaagctcacacaatccaattttccaatcacaaatatttaatttaatttaataaaatttggaataaaataattaaacaaataaacaaatgaactaattaccaataaacaaataaataaataaagaaataacatttttttttaataataataaaacaatagatgaataaataatcaacaataaataagtgataaaatgatataaagatatatcaaataaaataaaataaaggttttttttaattattaacaataaacaatagataaataaataaatcatcaacaaataaataaacaaaacaaaacaaataatttttttttttaattcgggttgctgacgtcagcaagaTGGCTGCTGACGTCAGCCTTCTTCCTCCTTCAGTCGGGTCAAGGACGACCCGGTTTCCTGGTTAACGGGTCACATGACCCGGTTGACAAACCCGCCTGTAAAATGCAATTCTGGCCACCGTTTTATACAATACCGGTGCCATTCTTCTCCTTTCGGTATGGGCAACAATTTTAAAGTATCAATTTGACTAAAGGAGAGCTTAAAACAAacacccaaacttaagattataatcggccaaaactcaaaaaaacaACCGTGTAATCACAAGAAATTCCAGAAAATTTTGAGCAAAATAGATGCCTTTTGATTCCTCTCCTCTTGAGAAAGTTTTGCCCCATATCAATTTGGTTCAAAAACGCAGAAAAATAAACACCCAACACAAGAAAACGTTCGGCCATGGAAGGTCCATAAATAATCGATTTTACAAGGTTTTGCACCaaattaattagtctaattcacTCCATTCAAACTGAAAAACAATTTCCAAGTTAACCCAGATCATGAATTCATACGAAACAAATTTTtcccaaaattttggaaaacaaataCACACccgatatttacaatttttttttttttttttttacaaataacaATCGGGCATGTATTATGTTTCTTCACACATCAAGATTATAGCTTCAACAGATCCATGCAcgcagaaagaaaaataaaatcaagaacATATATTTGAATCCCACGTATCATTCAATGGCCACATACAGTTCAATTCGATCATCATAGATACAATAAAGACTAATCacaaacaaatttattatgcatattaactaggctctgatactaattggtagaaattttatggatctaaatatacataataaatttcataaaacataaattactaacctccaaacacagccattgataaattagatctttaattctgtaaaatagaaacaatgtaaagtagtgcctatggacacactactctcaaaccactctcagatttctgaaaaccctaatctccaaaatactgtatggtatatcACATGTCTACTTGCCCTAGACGCTTTAAAtaatctctgcaagtcagacttatccattaattttttgacacacataaaataataataatttgataatataattatactaggaaaaatatggataagtcaatgggcttataaagagagttggtcctccagtccaatgggccaactagagtcttatagagagtgtgtgaccaagggccctactacaaaattataaaataaatcagtcccattaatagcataaataggccctataagtgagtaattgattatgccaagtacacaaatattaatttaattcaacataatttTCGTTGATGTAAAGGTCTATATAGCTACAGTAGAGCTGATATAAGTACAAGACTAATGATATATACATTTTAACTAAGTGATAATACAAGAAGAGTTGATAATGACTGATAATGATAAGTATAAACCATACACACATTATGACTAAGATAAGAACTGATTTGTTAACTAAGGATAAgaactaatattaaaaaataataaataacatgagATAAGACCATATCTATTAGCAATGTGATAATAACAAAAGtttggtattattattaatttttcttatttatttattatatatttatttattacttataatttGAATGAATCTTCAAGGGTATTTGTGTATGAAGTTGTGACTTCTAGATGGATGTgatggaaaagaagaaaacccaaaaacaaaaacaaaaacaaaatcaaaaaggataaagaattaaatgaattaataatGGTGATGAATAATGGAGGTATGGTATTGGAAGAGCTTATATAATCTGGCAATTGGAGATGTAATCCAATTCATAGCTACGCAGGGGAACAACTCCAGCAAGCCACGAACATATTTGAATCATCTTGTTATTACGTATATGGCGATAAATATTGTCAGAATCCTCGCATCCAATTTCCCTCTACATTAGGTGTTGTGGAGCACAGGGATGTGTAATAGCTTTAGAGCATTTCTACTTGTCCTTGTAACTGGACAACCGGCTAGTTCAAAGAGGTGGCCATTGAGGCAATTTATAGTAAAGCGAGTTCAAACGACACTGTTCCGTGGAATTGTGGATGTAAAATGGTGATTGAGCTAGCAGAAGGAATTAATAATGAATATCCAAAACAGTTGCAAATTGCATTTGGAACTGGAGAATATTTTTTAAGATGGGACTGAGATATACCAGTTTAAGAATAGAAGATAGGCCATTGATGACTGATGTGGCAAAACAACTCTCTCAATATGTATAGGTCTACTTTCGCACCTTAAGAATGCAAAATCGGATAATGAacttaataaatttaaagagGTTGAATTCAATCCCAGTACAAAGTTGTATTATGTTCTGATTCACATATCCATTAACAGTATATATATGTGGGGATCTTATATATGTCGACAgattatacatattttaaaatactttacCCAAGCTAGACTCAGATTggtataagaaaataataacaatggtAAATGAGCGAACTGTTTTCAAACTGGTCAGTCATGCATACATAATGGCTACTGGTGTGTTCGATTTTAAGCACACTTTGCATCAAATTATTGCAGCTTCTGCCCTGTTCTATCAATCCTATGTGCATACAGACCGAGAGAACAACATAAGTTCTATCTGGCTTAAAGGCCGAGAGAACAACATAAGTTCTATCTGGCTTAAAACCAAGTGCGAGCTCTTAGAAGTGAGTTTGTCACAAAGCTCTTAAAAGTGCTTTTAGGAGCTGAAATTTTGATCCCATTCCGGTCGGTAATTATCAACCAATGGATCTTTGGAATTCATGCTTTGAACATGGCTTGTCTGATGTATAACAAGAGGAGCCCGGTTTGTTTGGATATAATTTGGAGCTAGCTTTTTTGACTGATCAATGCACTGCGTTTCTTTCACAATCAGAGATGAAAACCAAAAGATGCCTAACATATATCTAAAGTCCcaaaagaaaacgaagaaggaaaaggacaaaaaaattcCATGACAAATACTCAAATTCCTATCTATTGGATAACTCGGTATTTTAAACCACTAGAAGgagtggaaaataataataataataataataattgttccatagaaagaaaggaaaaagatttATTACAGGGCCACTATTAGGGGCCTAAAACTGTTTTCAATAACCAGAGGGAATCCCACCTTTTCTTGGATCGCTTACTGCTACAAGCTCTCCAAGGCTATCATTTTTATTCGAGGTTTCTGAGTCTAGAACTATAAACTGGCAAATTGTTCCACCAGAAAGGGACTCTAGGACATGGCCCTTCTTTTGAAGGGCTTCCCTGATATTTGCCGGAATTTCAAAGTGGTCCCTAGTTACGGTTGTCCAATTCTCATAATAAACCTTGTTGGGTATCAGCTGTTTTGGGCAAAAGAAAATTGTATAAGATTACAAGTTTTAATGGCTCTTCAAGATGATTTGGTAAATGATAAAAGATTAACCACTAATCCTAAGGAAAAAGGAAGCTCAAAATGATAAAATGTTTAAGCCTTAGTTTGCAGGCTAGCTTAAAACAAGCATGCATTGATTGAAAGAGAAAATTGCAGGATGGATTTTTGAATGGAAACCTGATGATAGATTCTTGGAGCAAAGACTGAGGAGAGAGGATCCAATCCCCGGGCAAAATGATTTAAGAAGACCTCTGCAGTTCCTGCAATGATCATTCCTCCCCCACTTGCACCAACTACAGCTTTCAGTTGGTTATCCTGTAGAATCATGTCAATAAGACACATGGGATCATTTGATATGAAACACAGCATAGGCAAACAATATTGACTGTAAAGGTTTTTCTTAACATTTTGTGTCCTGTGTGTATATTTACATTATGCTAACTTCTTAGAGATAAAATCTAAAGGATTCTAATGGGAGGAAAAGTCTTGGTCACCAGTCACTGCTCACTAACTGATCCAGTAATGCGAAGTGGGATTAATACCAACTTGATCAGAGAAATTACCTTCAGGACTATGGTAGGTGACATGGATGATAATGGCCTCTTTCCTGGGCTGATAAAATTGGCTGGCGCTGGTGGTGGAACATCTGCAGAAACATTTGCAGGCATGGAGAAATCATCCATTTCATTGTTTAAGATGATTCCTGTGCTAGGTGACAGGAAATGTGAACCAAAATAGGAATTCACAGTAGTAGTCATCGAGATTGCATTTCGTTCATTATCTACGATGCATAAATGACTGGTGCCATGATCAAGGATCTGTTTCCACCTGTTAAAAGGAAAGGGATTTCATAAAAGTATTTACAATTTTAGATTGTGAATATACATATGTAGGAGTGCACACCATAAGTGATATGCAAAATTAGATCATACAGACATGTGTATCAACAAGTATTGCACAGAaaaacccaaatttttttataaatttgatcaaataaactaattagaagataaatatttataagtTATTTGACATACTTGCTAAAGAAATAACTTCCAAAAGCCAAGTAAGTAGCTTACCTGCCACCATAATGGTTGGGAGGAAAAGTCATGTTATCATATATGGTTTTCTTTAATTCTTCTGCAAACTTGGGTGAGAGCATATCAGAGAGAACTTTAGACACATCCACAAAGTCAGGGTCACCAAGATTCATCCTCACAGCAAATACATGTTTCAGTGCTTCAATTTGTCGATGAATCTGAAGAGAATCAGAAACTCCAGAAAGATTTCCATACTGTGCAAGAATGTTTAGCAAAAGTATCATTGGTGGACCCCCAGAAGGGGGAGAAACAGTAAGCAAGTCAACCCCTCGAAAGTTTGTAGAGATTGGCTTTCTCAGTTTTACTTGATATCTTTGCAAGTCCTTTATTGTTACTATACCTCCAGCCTTCTGAATATCTCTAACCAAATTGATGCCAATTGATCCATTATAGAAGTCCTTTATGCCATAATCTGCAATCCTTTTGAGTGTCTGTGCTAGTTTCTTGTTATAACAGATATCACCTTGCTGCAAGAGACTGCCATTTGATGTAAATACATCACGAAGACCTTTATCCGCAAAGACTCCTGATTTTGTTTGCTCCATTTGGAAGCGGAGGTATGGTGATATCTTAAATCCCAAACGAGCTAAACGCTCTGCTGGTTTTACTAGTCTTCTCCATGGAAGCTTCCCATATTGTTTCCAAGCTTTGTGAAGGCCCGCAAGTTGACCTGGAACTGCTATTGAGAGACCACCTTTTGATTTCAGAGTAGCATTGCCACCATACATATCctgaaaaaagatatatatatatagatcttatatatacacacacacatatatacataaatatatattgataaaggAATGCTTAAACTTTCAGTTTTGATGCATATGAATGTAAAAGATAAGACATGACTCGTAATTATCAATCTAATCAATCCTACATATTGAACTTAATGTTACTTATATTTACACAAAAGTAATACAAATTAACTTGTATTGGctggaaatatattatttatcctaAATTTTTGGTGGAATCACTAAACACATATATTCTAATTCATGTCTTATTCTTTGGGAGGATTCTTCTCAAGAAAGATGCAAATGTAGATAACGATTATTCAATCTCCTAATCCTATAGTGGATAGGAAAATAAATCTTAAAGacataaaaatattcatatggGTAGCATATAGTAGGCGATCTAAGTTTTTTATCTGGCTGGACCTTCCAGGCAATGATTTATTGGCTGATAGTTACCGTATCAAGAAAGCATGGAACAAGAATGCTCCAGAACCAATTTAATATGAggtacaaaatacaaaatttcttGATACCATGCATAAAAGCAAAACAATGTTTTCAGAATGAATACTAAATTTGGTATTGTGCACTCAAGTTGAAACCAATTAAAAGAGAAGAATATTGTATGCCAATTTAGACTACCTTTGAAGCTAGCAAGGGGGCAGTTTCTCTCATATCAAAGAATTGAGCCTCCCCACTGCTTTGCCTGATAAGCATGAAGGAACCTCCACCAATGCCACTTGATGCTGGACTTACAACCCCTAAACAAAGAGCAGCAGCTACCGATGCATCAACAGCATGACCTCCTTCACGAAGAACATCCACCCCAATTCTAGAACATCGACCATCATCAGTGGCAACAGCACCATGATGTGAGACAATTACCTCATCCCTATTCTTTTGGGAATCATTACTTGCAGCATCAAGGCTTGATGTCAGAAGCAACagtgaaaggaagaaaaatgcaATGGTAGGCCAAAACAACATTTGAGCTGCAACCCAAGgttttttcattagtttttctGAGAAACcgataaataataacaatatcaaAATTCTATGGTTGATAAATCAATAACAATGCTTAACATTGTATTAAAAGTTAAACCATAGGAAGGTAAGCAATGGAGGGTTGATGAGGATACAAGAATACTAGCAATGCTAAAACTCATGTGTATTacctaaacatatatatactttaacaCTTGGATTTTGCATTACATAAATCCCTCTCTAAGAATGTCTTCTTATATTCTTTCAAATGAAGTCCCTTGGGGATGCTCTAAAACTAGTGCATTGTATGACTAGTTATGCAGGCTTAACAAGTTTTCCAATACGATTAAAGAGTCTATAAACCAAATTGGATAATGACCACCATTCTCTTCAATTAATACTCAAAGTCAAAAGACCAGTGTGAGTAGCCTGATTTTAACCAAGTTCATAACCCTTTATGAGGCTGCCAAAATAGAACCAACTTCCTTGTATTTATGGTCTACCAAGCTTTAAATAAGTTTCTCAAATAAGCATTAATTACAAtaccaaaaacacaaaaagttgAGATCTTGCTTCGCATATAAAGCTTCTAGGAACTAGGATTTACAATCTTTGGTAGTCCAAAATTGCAAAATGGTTCACATTTATAATACCATCCTGGCCCCACCTATTTGCGCCTCTTTGAGTAAGTACTACCATCATATCAGGACCCAAAAAACAAGAGAatacactaaaaaaataaaaaataaaataaaataaaataaaaaaggaaagaaggaaagaaataaGCAAGAATCACTCACAACATGATATTTTATTCCTCTGCATAACTCAGCTTTGATCTTTTTCCTTCAGCTTCTTCTACCTGGATATCATATCCTCTGCTGCTTCTAAAGGGGATGGTTGCCACAACCCATTGTCATAAAGAACCACTTTTGGCATTCGATGGACAGAGAGGAAAACACAGCCAACAGATATCGACAAGTTCACATGCTTAGGTTTTTGGTTCTTCTCTGTCCGTAGTGGGCAAGCAGAGGTTCAGATTCAGAGAATGAGTTGTCTTCTTGATAAATTAATTGGGGGCCATTTTTAAAATGCAGTCAaagaaatttttctttaattttttaattatttatttatttatttattgtttttcgtTACCAAGTTGAAAACtataaaaatcattttcaaggcCAAGCACCATGTTGTCTATAGCTATCCTGTCTCTTTGTTTCGGCCTCTATAAGCTCCACCACAAAAGCTAAGAGAGGTTTTAAGGTGCACCAACAAAGCTCCTCTTTCTATCATGAGGTCCTAACATTGTACGAATTAGGCTCAGCCACCCAGAAAAGACTtttcattgttgttgttgtttgtaaATTTTGCAGACAAAATTTAAGTAATTgaattatataaaacaatattatatatatatatatatatatacacgcatatGTATTACATGTCAACATTATGAAATTGTGGAAAATGTTTCTTAGATTGTCtcccattttctttcaaactcaAAGAGAAAAAACGAAAAATCTTGCTTTCTTTCTCTCCAGCAATGGAGTGCGATCACTTGGATCAATAAGATTACACTTTGGAAGTTAAGAGTTAAGACCTGTGCCTTGTATGACTAGTAATGCAGGGCTTAACAAGCTTTCCTATATAACTAAATAATCTGTAGGCCAAACTGGATAATAATTACCATTTCTCTTCAGTTAATAGTCAAAGAAACATGACTAGTATGAACAGCCTGATTTTAACCAAGTTCATAACCCTTTATGTGGAACCAACTTCCATGTTTTATGGTATACCaagctttaaataggcttttcaCATGAGCATTGATTACTATACCAAAAACATGTTAAAAAGATAACTTGATTTACAATAAGGCTTCTAGGATTTACCATCTTTGGTTGGTCCAAGACTGGCAAAATGGCTCACATCACATTTATGATACCATCCTGGTAACACCTATTTTGCTTCCCTTAAGAGTAAGTACCACAATCATATATTCAACATATCAGAGTCCCAACTCCAGAATTCATTGACTTCCGACCCAAGCAAATTTTGGTATTCATCAATATTTCATTTATGAATATTGTAAACCCAAATTGAAACAAAACCCACCATGTTTTCCCCATAATAGTTcctaatcaattttaaaaaaattgcttcCATTAATCTTTTATTAATCAGTTCCACAATCTATGTCACCCATTAAaaacaagaatatatatatatatatatataaattattaaagaaaaaaactgaaaaagcaAGAATCACTCACAACATGATATCTATCATATTCCTCTCTTTAACTTATCTTCCATCTTTTTTCCTTCACCTTCTTCTACCTGGATACCATATCCTCTGCTGCTACCAAAGGGTATGGTGGCCACCACCCATTGTCATGGAGAATCAATTTTGGCATTCTGTGGGCAGAGAGGAAGACACAACCAACAGAATTCGACAATTTTAAAGGCTAAGCTTGTTGGTTCTTCTGTGTCTTGAGTGGGTAAGCAGACGATCAGACAGTGAATTGcctttatgaaaaataaagggTTAATTACTAGGCACACCTGTGAAAttcctttttatataattatattcccatataaaattttatccataaaaatataattatttttatatgacagttaaaattgtttaaatattttttgaatatattaattaaatataaattttgattgatttgaaaaataaatttttttaatttaaaacaatgCAAATTTAATGGatggataataaataaaaattttattttttaaattaattaaaatatatatttaattaatatatataaaaaatatttaaataattttaattgatatataaaaatatatatatatttttatggataaatttttttaaaaaaatactaatgcaattatataaatataaagataccgattataattataaaaaaaattaaaactatacaGTATAATTAATTCGAAAAATAAATTGGATAACTTTTCAGAAAGCAgtggaagatttttttttttttttttttttctttaacaagtTGAAAACTATAAAAATCACTTTCAAGCACAACCACCATGCTGCCCAAAGCTAGCCTGTCTCTCTTTGTTCCACGTCCACCATAAAAGGTAAGAGACTTTATGAGGTCCACCAAAAAAGCTTCTCTTTTCATCACGTGGTTCTAACACTGTACGAATTAGGCGTAGCCACATAGAAAGGACTTTTCattgttgttttattaatttgttttttctttcttggtgACTGccttgttattgttgttgtaggTAAGTTTGTGAAAATTTAATGGACGGCCGAGGTTTCATAATAATAtccttttaaatttttcaaattcatcgTTCACctataccaaaaaacaaaaaacaaaaaaacaaaaaaaaaaattatcattcacCTTCTAAATGCTAATTTTTTCTGttaaatttaatgataaaagaaaCGTTTGGATCAcataaatattttgtgtttAAATTGCTTTTTGTATTTTCTAGTGAATAGTTTATCGGTGTTACTTCATTTTATgttcataataaataaaaataaatacaaatattaaaattttctaaattgatagaattgtatttttttttatgtaaaaaataatatatattataaaaaaaatactacatatatcaaatttagtaatcaaatttttgatatgcaataatataaatattagaattttctaaattgatagaattgtattttttatgtaaaatattatatattataagaaaaatgctacatatattaaatttaatttagtgatcaaaattttgatatgcaataatttgatttattaatgatttttaaattaataatgccCTATAATTATAGGAGGCAAATCCAATTAGATAAtgtcaaaaatatcaaataccAACGGTAGAAAACCATTAATAAAATGCCTATCAGTGATAAAGTGGATTAACTCTAgtaattaagtatttttatttgtgtttttgaGAACACGAATTCAAACCACAGAATGTGggataattttgaattaattataaattagataatatattaaaaaaaaaaaaaaaagattcccaCCCGCCCTTCCAACCACAGATGGCAAATTGGTAACCAAGTATGGTTGACTAGAATATGCGCCATAAAATACTAGAATATGCTGTCATCcataaattgccaaaaaaacaaaaaatacaaaaaattgatGATCGCCGATAGAGGTTGACTAATGATGTGGAAGACAGTCACTAATTAGCCATCAGTGATTCTTTGCCTCGTGTGGTTCACATATCCTGACGAAGGAgataagttaaaaataaaaagaaaatgaaaatgaaaataagggTTTCACAAGCTTAATGAAGAAGAGGgtattttggtaaatttatttatataaaaactgtatataattttttttttttaaattatagaaaGAACTACtctaataaatttggttattctAGAATTACTTATATCATAATTTATGACACACAATTATTAAAGGATAAAgtattaaatcaatatttattttaatccacATTGTGGGAAAAATAGATTTTGTACAATTTAAACCAGTCAAAATATGAAACTTCTTAACAAATGTTAAAACTATGGGGTAAgtgatgaatttgaaaactttcaCGCGGATGAGTGATGTCTTATCAAATCTAATGAGGGTTTGTAAATTTTGAGCTAAAGTAATTGaatttatcaaacaataagtaattataattttttgctAGAATGGGTACCTATCCTTAACAAATAATATGAATACCTAACGTCAACAATATATTACCAGGCAAAGGCATCAGGCAAGTATTACTTCATTTTATGTTcataactaataataattaatataaatattaaaattttctaaattggtgtttttgtatttttttttttatgtaaaataatatatatcataagGACAATGCTATAGATATCAAATTtagtaacaaaattttaatatccaATAATTTAACAGTTAAGTAatggtttttaaattaataa
It encodes:
- the LOC107425421 gene encoding glutathione hydrolase 1, whose product is MQRNKISCSQMLFWPTIAFFFLSLLLLTSSLDAASNDSQKNRDEVIVSHHGAVATDDGRCSRIGVDVLREGGHAVDASVAAALCLGVVSPASSGIGGGSFMLIRQSSGEAQFFDMRETAPLLASKDMYGGNATLKSKGGLSIAVPGQLAGLHKAWKQYGKLPWRRLVKPAERLARLGFKISPYLRFQMEQTKSGVFADKGLRDVFTSNGSLLQQGDICYNKKLAQTLKRIADYGIKDFYNGSIGINLVRDIQKAGGIVTIKDLQRYQVKLRKPISTNFRGVDLLTVSPPSGGPPMILLLNILAQYGNLSGVSDSLQIHRQIEALKHVFAVRMNLGDPDFVDVSKVLSDMLSPKFAEELKKTIYDNMTFPPNHYGGRWKQILDHGTSHLCIVDNERNAISMTTTVNSYFGSHFLSPSTGIILNNEMDDFSMPANVSADVPPPAPANFISPGKRPLSSMSPTIVLKDNQLKAVVGASGGGMIIAGTAEVFLNHFARGLDPLSSVFAPRIYHQLIPNKVYYENWTTVTRDHFEIPANIREALQKKGHVLESLSGGTICQFIVLDSETSNKNDSLGELVAVSDPRKGGIPSGY